Proteins from one Gasterosteus aculeatus chromosome 11, fGasAcu3.hap1.1, whole genome shotgun sequence genomic window:
- the LOC120828036 gene encoding serine/threonine-protein kinase WNK4 isoform X3 — protein MTTSKDNPPANQDIYSDSGEETSVTLSDTNEALPWQPKKEEERDEEETEAVASSPDGRFLKFNIEIGRGSFKAVYKGLDTETTVEVAWCELQTHRLSKSERQRFTEEVEMLKALQHPNIVRFFDSWKSTLRGHKCTILVTELMTSGTLKTYLRRFRQMKLKLLKRWSFQILKGLQFLHSRCPPILHRDLKCDNVFITGPSASVKIGDLGLATLKKASFAKSVIGTPEFMAPEMYEEKYDEAVDVYAFGMCILEMATSEYPYSECQNAAQIYRKVTNGIKPDSFLKVSVLELKEIIEGCIRTDSKERFTVQDLLGHRFFQEQLGVHVDLAEEDKGSKAALKLWLRMDHNKKLHGKYKDNNAIEFLFELYKDIPEEVAQEMVVLGFLCEADYKPVAKAIRHRVTAVKREREKQRRRLLEDTQKKEAEESVPCPRIPEPANHNQASGTRSANQQDSVFSRHLSPSCMQTQPLAAVTSASREDSGISSRTEGERDEEATAKQTSNSSTTSDFEMDGSFTYTGVPGKVEAAPPPAPHHAPIHYVPAPAPLAQETTQHQAPPPIIRPPLKAPPLPVLRFPKSIAVSHNAERQPSESVCGFSSPIESNASDITSGLSDGNEGQSERGNQEVGSQAATRQMRRRAKARLRITGVTDMADRVVECQLQTHNSKMVTFKFDLDGDNPEDIASVMIHRDFIVPLEREGFILRMYDIIKRAESMMLRQQPGGSAASPHLSAPPTLSDSLDMAPPRHMSRSPPSLPASSHQPAAHYPHAALSPVYDPPSPAYTAYPSDGSTTSLHPDQSSSSPLTSSTFSSFTPSLPPHWPAPDQPIFSLANVLSLAMRVAQSFLPPTGTLNQGFYPQPPSSPFPPPMSPSMGPEFLPPGHGSFSASFSSQLFGPPNPEPGSALHSQLGALPSQVNAPEAQPLSPVQVKVGSAPPPKVPETVCPSSPTGHLGPVQVPPTQPEVNKTSVLNVGRFQVTPTKGIPTVRLQEPRPLHHATPTAHSPPPYSVNQSGSSESSVTGLSESESSTVVKVSAPVQIQGFHGNPHGQEEEEEKRRRGGRRLSINVWDGISSDESESEKEEMWAELRELRKRHHVEVQNLQAHQKEEIEALYLRTGKVPPPGIFSPAAILNHRQRRLSKTGTHPSTRSNSVQRPEVLPSAGIMRKSSSGSQERAGRGVTFAPKHSAREELQTDETKKPEIRISNIFFTFIYIYLKRSGDFSNLCRKTYNIYILYYYIMMKDKYMIFEEIYTLYKHRKTLKTHLNSIMICFYR, from the exons atgacaacctcAAAGGACAACCCTCCGGCAAATCAGGACATCTACTCAGACTCGGGGGAGGAGACGTCAGTCACGTTGTCAGACACCAACGAggcgttaccatggcaaccaaagaaggaggaggagcgtgACGAAGAGGAGACAGAGGCCGTGGCATCGTCTCCGGACGGACGATTCCTGAAGTTCAACATTGAGATCGGACGAGGATCCTTCAAGGCGGTTTATAAAGGACTGGACACTGAGACAACCGTGGAGGTGGCCTGGTGTGAGCTGCAG ACTCATCGTCTCTCCAAGTCGGAGCGTCAGAGGTtcacggaggaggtggagatgcTGAAGGCTCTGCAGCACCCCAACATCGTCCGCTTCTTCGACTCCTGGAAGTCAACGCTGAGGGGCCACAAGTGCACCATCCTGGTGACGGAGCTCATGACCTCCGGGACCCTGAAGAC GTACCTGCGGCGGTTTCGTCAGATGAAGCTGAAGCTGCTGAAGCGTTGGAGCTTCCAGATCCTTAAGGGGCTTCAGTTCCTACACTCCCGCTGCCCCCCTATCCTGCATCGAGACCTAAAATGTGACAATGTCTTTATCACTGGGCCCAGCGCATCAGTGAAGATCGGAGACCTGGGCCTCGCCACGCTCAAAAAGGCCTCATTCGCCAAGAGCGTGATCG GGACCCCGGAGTTCATGGCTCCAGAGATGTACGAGGAGAAGTACGACGAGGCCGTGGACGTCTACGCGTTCGGCATGTGCATCCTGGAGATGGCCACGTCCGAGTACCCGTACTCCGAGTGTCAAAATGCCGCCCAGATCTATCGCAAAGTCACCAAC gGAATCAAACCAGACAGTTTTCTCAAGGTCTCCGTCCTGGAGCTCAAGGAGATCATAGAAGGCTGCATTCGTACCGACAGCAAAGAGAG GTTCACCGTCCAGGACCTTCTGGGTCATCGGTTCTTCCAGGAGCAGCTGGGGGTCCACGTGGATCTGGCCGAGGAGGACAAGGGCTCGAAGGCGGCTCTGAAGCTCTGGCTCAGGATGGACCACAACAAGAAGCTCCATGGGAAGTACAAGGATAACAACGCCATCGAGTTCCTGTTCGAGCTGTACAAAGACATCCCGGAGGAGGTTGCCCAGGAGATG gtGGTGCTGGGGTTCTTGTGTGAGGCCGACTACAAGCCGGTTGCCAAGGCGATCAGACATCGGGTGACGGCCGTGAAGCGGGAGCGAGAAAAACAAAGGCGCCGACTGCTGGAGGACACCCAAAAGAAGGAAGCCGAGGAGTCTGTTCCCTGCCCCCGGATACCAGAACCGGCCAATCACAACCAAGCATCTGGCACCAGATCGGCCAATCAA CAGGACTCAGTTTTTTCCAGACACCTGAGTCCTTCCTGCATGCAAACCCAGCCCTTAGCAGCAGTGACATCAGCGAGCAGAGAGGATTCTGGGATCAGCAGCAGGACCGAAGGAGAACGAGACGAGGAGGCGACGGCCAAACAAACCTCTAACTCCTCCACTACAT CGGACTTTGAGATGGACGGATCCTTCACCTACACAGGTGTGCCAGGGAAAGTTGAAGCCGCGCCCCCTCCAGCCCCTCACCACGCCCCCATCCACTATGTCCCCGCCCCTGCACCACTGGCCCAGGAAACCACTCAACATCAGGCTCCTCCCCCTATCATCCGGCCTCCACTCAAAGCTCCGCCCCTTCCCGTGCTGCGTTTTCCCAAG AGCATTGCCGTGTCCCACAATGCTGAGAGACAGCCATCGGAGTCTGTTTGTGGCTTTTCTTCACCTATTGAGAG cAACGCCTCCGACATCACCTCGGGTTTGAGTGACGGCAATGAGGGGCAATCAGAGAGGGGCAATCAGGAAGTTGGAAGTCAGGCGGCGACGAGGCAGATGAGGCGGCGAGCAAAGGCTCGCCTCAGAATCACCGGG GTAACCGACATGGCGGACCGCGTGGTGGAGTGTCAGCTGCAAACCCACAACAGCAAGATGGTGACCTTCAAGTTTGACTTGGACGGAGACAACCCGGAGGACATCGCCTCTGTGATG ATCCACAGAGACTTCATCGTGCCGTTAGAACGGGAAGGGTTCATCCTCCGCATGTATGACATCATCAAGAGAGCGGAGTCTATGATGCTTCGCCAGCAGCCGGGCGGCAGCGCAGCGTCGCCCCACCTTTCCGCCCCCCCTACACTCAGCGACTCTCTT GACATGGCGCCACCACGACACATGTCCAGGAGCCCGCCCTCGCTTCCTG cttcctcccatcAGCCTGCTGCCCATTACCCCCACGCCGCCCTTTCTCCTGTGTATGACCCTCCCTCTCCCGCTTACACCGCCTACCCCTCCGACGGCTCCACAACCAGCCTCCACCCAGACCAGAGTAGCTCCtctcccctcacctcctccaccttctcctcctttaccccctcccttcctcctcactgGCCGGCCCCCGACCAGCCTATCTTCTCCCTGGCCAATGTGCTCTCTCTGGCCATGAGGGTGGCCCAGTCCTTCTTACCCCCCACCGGGACCCTCAACCAGGGCTTTTACCCCCAACCCCCGTCTTCCCCATTCCCTCCTCCCATGTCTCCTTCCATGGGTCCTGAGTTCCTCCCGCCAGGCCATGGCTCCTTTTctgcttccttctcctcccagcTGTTCGGCCCCCCTAATCCTGAGCCAGGCTCTGCCCTTCACAGCCAGCTCGGGGCTTTGCCCAGCCAAGTCAACGCACCTGAGGCACAG CCTCTTAGCCCCGTTCAGGTAAAGGTTGGCTCAGCTCCGCCCCCTAAAG TTCCAGAGACCGTCTGTCCTTCCAGTCCGACCGGTCATCTTGGTCCCGTCCAGGTGCCCCCCACCCAACCGGAAG TGAACAAAACCTCAGTCTTAAACGTTGGTCGTTTCCAGGTGACGCCCACAAAAGGCATTCCTACTGTCCGTCTACAGGAGCCACGCCCCCTCCACCATGCCACGCCCACAGCCCACTCCCCACCCCCCTACAGTGTGAACCAATCGGGAAGCTCAGAAAGCAGCGTCACGGGGCTCAGCGAATCAGAGAGCAGCACTGTGGTTAAGGTTTCCGCGCCGGTTCAGATTCAGGGTTTCCATGGTAACCCTcatggacaggaggaggaggaggagaagaggaggagggggggtcgaaGACTGAGCATTAACGTCTGGGATGGTATCAGCTCTGACGAATCAGAAagtgagaaggaggagatgTGGGCGGAGCTGCGGGAGCTACGCAAAAG ACACCACGTGGAGGTGCAGAACCTGCAAGCCCATCAGAAGGAAGAGATTGAGGCGCTGTACCTGAGGACAGGTAAAGTCCCGCCCCCTGGCATCTTCTCACCGGCCGCCATTTTGAACCACCGGCAACGGCGCCTCTCCAAGACCGGGACCCATCCTTCTACTCGCAGCAACAGCGTGCAGAGACCAGAGGTGCTGCCCTCTGCAG GGATCATGAGAAAGAGCTCGTCTGGATCTCAGGAGAGAGCGGGAAGAGGCGTGACCTTTGCCCCCAAGCACAGCG CGAGAGAGGAGCTGCAGACTGACGAGACAAAGAAACCAGAAATAAGGATCtcaaacattttctttacatttatttatatatatttaaaacgtTCTGGAGATTTTTCAAACTTATGCAGGaaaacatataatatatatatattatattattatattatgatgAAAGATAAATACATGATTTTTGAggaaatatatacattatataaacatagaaaaacattaaaaacgcATTTAAATTCCATCATGATCTGTTTTTATAGATAA
- the LOC120828036 gene encoding serine/threonine-protein kinase WNK4 isoform X2 produces the protein MTTSKDNPPANQDIYSDSGEETSVTLSDTNEALPWQPKKEEERDEEETEAVASSPDGRFLKFNIEIGRGSFKAVYKGLDTETTVEVAWCELQVTTHRLSKSERQRFTEEVEMLKALQHPNIVRFFDSWKSTLRGHKCTILVTELMTSGTLKTYLRRFRQMKLKLLKRWSFQILKGLQFLHSRCPPILHRDLKCDNVFITGPSASVKIGDLGLATLKKASFAKSVIGTPEFMAPEMYEEKYDEAVDVYAFGMCILEMATSEYPYSECQNAAQIYRKVTNGIKPDSFLKVSVLELKEIIEGCIRTDSKERFTVQDLLGHRFFQEQLGVHVDLAEEDKGSKAALKLWLRMDHNKKLHGKYKDNNAIEFLFELYKDIPEEVAQEMVVLGFLCEADYKPVAKAIRHRVTAVKREREKQRRRLLEDTQKKEAEESVPCPRIPEPANHNQASGTRSANQDSVFSRHLSPSCMQTQPLAAVTSASREDSGISSRTEGERDEEATAKQTSNSSTTSDFEMDGSFTYTGVPGKVEAAPPPAPHHAPIHYVPAPAPLAQETTQHQAPPPIIRPPLKAPPLPVLRFPKSIAVSHNAERQPSESVCGFSSPIESNASDITSGLSDGNEGQSERGNQEVGSQAATRQMRRRAKARLRITGVTDMADRVVECQLQTHNSKMVTFKFDLDGDNPEDIASVMIHRDFIVPLEREGFILRMYDIIKRAESMMLRQQPGGSAASPHLSAPPTLSDSLDMAPPRHMSRSPPSLPASSHQPAAHYPHAALSPVYDPPSPAYTAYPSDGSTTSLHPDQSSSSPLTSSTFSSFTPSLPPHWPAPDQPIFSLANVLSLAMRVAQSFLPPTGTLNQGFYPQPPSSPFPPPMSPSMGPEFLPPGHGSFSASFSSQLFGPPNPEPGSALHSQLGALPSQVNAPEAQPLSPVQVKVGSAPPPKVPETVCPSSPTGHLGPVQVPPTQPEVNKTSVLNVGRFQVTPTKGIPTVRLQEPRPLHHATPTAHSPPPYSVNQSGSSESSVTGLSESESSTVVKVSAPVQIQGFHGNPHGQEEEEEKRRRGGRRLSINVWDGISSDESESEKEEMWAELRELRKRHHVEVQNLQAHQKEEIEALYLRTGKVPPPGIFSPAAILNHRQRRLSKTGTHPSTRSNSVQRPEVLPSAGIMRKSSSGSQERAGRGVTFAPKHSAREELQTDETKKPEIRISNIFFTFIYIYLKRSGDFSNLCRKTYNIYILYYYIMMKDKYMIFEEIYTLYKHRKTLKTHLNSIMICFYR, from the exons atgacaacctcAAAGGACAACCCTCCGGCAAATCAGGACATCTACTCAGACTCGGGGGAGGAGACGTCAGTCACGTTGTCAGACACCAACGAggcgttaccatggcaaccaaagaaggaggaggagcgtgACGAAGAGGAGACAGAGGCCGTGGCATCGTCTCCGGACGGACGATTCCTGAAGTTCAACATTGAGATCGGACGAGGATCCTTCAAGGCGGTTTATAAAGGACTGGACACTGAGACAACCGTGGAGGTGGCCTGGTGTGAGCTGCAGGTAACA ACTCATCGTCTCTCCAAGTCGGAGCGTCAGAGGTtcacggaggaggtggagatgcTGAAGGCTCTGCAGCACCCCAACATCGTCCGCTTCTTCGACTCCTGGAAGTCAACGCTGAGGGGCCACAAGTGCACCATCCTGGTGACGGAGCTCATGACCTCCGGGACCCTGAAGAC GTACCTGCGGCGGTTTCGTCAGATGAAGCTGAAGCTGCTGAAGCGTTGGAGCTTCCAGATCCTTAAGGGGCTTCAGTTCCTACACTCCCGCTGCCCCCCTATCCTGCATCGAGACCTAAAATGTGACAATGTCTTTATCACTGGGCCCAGCGCATCAGTGAAGATCGGAGACCTGGGCCTCGCCACGCTCAAAAAGGCCTCATTCGCCAAGAGCGTGATCG GGACCCCGGAGTTCATGGCTCCAGAGATGTACGAGGAGAAGTACGACGAGGCCGTGGACGTCTACGCGTTCGGCATGTGCATCCTGGAGATGGCCACGTCCGAGTACCCGTACTCCGAGTGTCAAAATGCCGCCCAGATCTATCGCAAAGTCACCAAC gGAATCAAACCAGACAGTTTTCTCAAGGTCTCCGTCCTGGAGCTCAAGGAGATCATAGAAGGCTGCATTCGTACCGACAGCAAAGAGAG GTTCACCGTCCAGGACCTTCTGGGTCATCGGTTCTTCCAGGAGCAGCTGGGGGTCCACGTGGATCTGGCCGAGGAGGACAAGGGCTCGAAGGCGGCTCTGAAGCTCTGGCTCAGGATGGACCACAACAAGAAGCTCCATGGGAAGTACAAGGATAACAACGCCATCGAGTTCCTGTTCGAGCTGTACAAAGACATCCCGGAGGAGGTTGCCCAGGAGATG gtGGTGCTGGGGTTCTTGTGTGAGGCCGACTACAAGCCGGTTGCCAAGGCGATCAGACATCGGGTGACGGCCGTGAAGCGGGAGCGAGAAAAACAAAGGCGCCGACTGCTGGAGGACACCCAAAAGAAGGAAGCCGAGGAGTCTGTTCCCTGCCCCCGGATACCAGAACCGGCCAATCACAACCAAGCATCTGGCACCAGATCGGCCAATCAA GACTCAGTTTTTTCCAGACACCTGAGTCCTTCCTGCATGCAAACCCAGCCCTTAGCAGCAGTGACATCAGCGAGCAGAGAGGATTCTGGGATCAGCAGCAGGACCGAAGGAGAACGAGACGAGGAGGCGACGGCCAAACAAACCTCTAACTCCTCCACTACAT CGGACTTTGAGATGGACGGATCCTTCACCTACACAGGTGTGCCAGGGAAAGTTGAAGCCGCGCCCCCTCCAGCCCCTCACCACGCCCCCATCCACTATGTCCCCGCCCCTGCACCACTGGCCCAGGAAACCACTCAACATCAGGCTCCTCCCCCTATCATCCGGCCTCCACTCAAAGCTCCGCCCCTTCCCGTGCTGCGTTTTCCCAAG AGCATTGCCGTGTCCCACAATGCTGAGAGACAGCCATCGGAGTCTGTTTGTGGCTTTTCTTCACCTATTGAGAG cAACGCCTCCGACATCACCTCGGGTTTGAGTGACGGCAATGAGGGGCAATCAGAGAGGGGCAATCAGGAAGTTGGAAGTCAGGCGGCGACGAGGCAGATGAGGCGGCGAGCAAAGGCTCGCCTCAGAATCACCGGG GTAACCGACATGGCGGACCGCGTGGTGGAGTGTCAGCTGCAAACCCACAACAGCAAGATGGTGACCTTCAAGTTTGACTTGGACGGAGACAACCCGGAGGACATCGCCTCTGTGATG ATCCACAGAGACTTCATCGTGCCGTTAGAACGGGAAGGGTTCATCCTCCGCATGTATGACATCATCAAGAGAGCGGAGTCTATGATGCTTCGCCAGCAGCCGGGCGGCAGCGCAGCGTCGCCCCACCTTTCCGCCCCCCCTACACTCAGCGACTCTCTT GACATGGCGCCACCACGACACATGTCCAGGAGCCCGCCCTCGCTTCCTG cttcctcccatcAGCCTGCTGCCCATTACCCCCACGCCGCCCTTTCTCCTGTGTATGACCCTCCCTCTCCCGCTTACACCGCCTACCCCTCCGACGGCTCCACAACCAGCCTCCACCCAGACCAGAGTAGCTCCtctcccctcacctcctccaccttctcctcctttaccccctcccttcctcctcactgGCCGGCCCCCGACCAGCCTATCTTCTCCCTGGCCAATGTGCTCTCTCTGGCCATGAGGGTGGCCCAGTCCTTCTTACCCCCCACCGGGACCCTCAACCAGGGCTTTTACCCCCAACCCCCGTCTTCCCCATTCCCTCCTCCCATGTCTCCTTCCATGGGTCCTGAGTTCCTCCCGCCAGGCCATGGCTCCTTTTctgcttccttctcctcccagcTGTTCGGCCCCCCTAATCCTGAGCCAGGCTCTGCCCTTCACAGCCAGCTCGGGGCTTTGCCCAGCCAAGTCAACGCACCTGAGGCACAG CCTCTTAGCCCCGTTCAGGTAAAGGTTGGCTCAGCTCCGCCCCCTAAAG TTCCAGAGACCGTCTGTCCTTCCAGTCCGACCGGTCATCTTGGTCCCGTCCAGGTGCCCCCCACCCAACCGGAAG TGAACAAAACCTCAGTCTTAAACGTTGGTCGTTTCCAGGTGACGCCCACAAAAGGCATTCCTACTGTCCGTCTACAGGAGCCACGCCCCCTCCACCATGCCACGCCCACAGCCCACTCCCCACCCCCCTACAGTGTGAACCAATCGGGAAGCTCAGAAAGCAGCGTCACGGGGCTCAGCGAATCAGAGAGCAGCACTGTGGTTAAGGTTTCCGCGCCGGTTCAGATTCAGGGTTTCCATGGTAACCCTcatggacaggaggaggaggaggagaagaggaggagggggggtcgaaGACTGAGCATTAACGTCTGGGATGGTATCAGCTCTGACGAATCAGAAagtgagaaggaggagatgTGGGCGGAGCTGCGGGAGCTACGCAAAAG ACACCACGTGGAGGTGCAGAACCTGCAAGCCCATCAGAAGGAAGAGATTGAGGCGCTGTACCTGAGGACAGGTAAAGTCCCGCCCCCTGGCATCTTCTCACCGGCCGCCATTTTGAACCACCGGCAACGGCGCCTCTCCAAGACCGGGACCCATCCTTCTACTCGCAGCAACAGCGTGCAGAGACCAGAGGTGCTGCCCTCTGCAG GGATCATGAGAAAGAGCTCGTCTGGATCTCAGGAGAGAGCGGGAAGAGGCGTGACCTTTGCCCCCAAGCACAGCG CGAGAGAGGAGCTGCAGACTGACGAGACAAAGAAACCAGAAATAAGGATCtcaaacattttctttacatttatttatatatatttaaaacgtTCTGGAGATTTTTCAAACTTATGCAGGaaaacatataatatatatatattatattattatattatgatgAAAGATAAATACATGATTTTTGAggaaatatatacattatataaacatagaaaaacattaaaaacgcATTTAAATTCCATCATGATCTGTTTTTATAGATAA